Part of the Lolium rigidum isolate FL_2022 chromosome 6, APGP_CSIRO_Lrig_0.1, whole genome shotgun sequence genome, ACgagtcctccttgccgccgctcatattgttcaatcacctgcattgagaaagagaaaacaattaagaagcatgttgaaaaatatataaatagtaagcataaagacactaaacaattaagaagcatgttcaaaaatatataaatactaagcataaagatactaaacaataaagaagcatgttgaaaaaaatataaaatactaagcataaagatactaaacaaataagaagcatgttgaaatataaacacataaaagaccgctcgattttttggctccgtttgctttgccaactgcgcaaaacggggccgccgggacatgcggtatggccgtaccgggcgcgcgcgtgcacccgtccgccaacgcgcgaaacggaaaacatttagcacataaaatgacgcgtcctagacctaaaaacatttttccctccatttattgagcgaaggaaagtgtcgccccggttcaaatccggacggtttccagcggattcggcggggcaccgcgagaagcgggtgggattcccggatggcttccgcgcgcatatggcatgtgataggtggtgcgtaggaggtatcctaccgccgcgcggaggtcccgcgcgatactcgaaatgcgcaccatgtaggctgcttcacaaaaaaagcccttccggcacccgaaaatggaaaaccgtcgcccgtggttcggattggaaatccgcgaccggggccttgcttcccatcctaaggcccacgcacgtgccaaatatggcctcgttccgacaaactatgtggtgaaacgggccgtttcctactcatttcccctaaaagccatagaactccggacgagatagccctgttcgtgaagggttctccaagataattgccgtatcccagttccgtcttttgcagtggttactagaacacataaaatgacgccacgcggctccgctcgatttttggctccgtttgctttgccaagctgcgcaaaacggggccgccgggacatgcggtatggccgtaccgggcgcgcgcgtgcacccgtccgccaacgcgcgaaacggaaaacatttagcacataaaatgacgcgtcctagacctaaaaacatttttccctccatttattgagcgaaggaaagtctcgcccggttcaaatccggacggtttccagcggattcggcggggcaccgcagaagcgggtgggattcccgagatggcttccgcgcgcatatggcatgtgataggtggtgcgtaggaggtatcctaccgccgcgcggaggtccgcgcgataccgaaatgcgcaccatgtagctgcttcacaaaaaaagcccttcggcaccccgaaaatggaaaaaccgtcgcccgtggttcggattggaaatccgcgaccggggccttgcttcccatcctaaggcccacgcacgtgccaaatatggcctcgttcagacaaactatgtggtgaaacgggccgtttcctactcatttcccctaaaagccatagaactccggacgagatagccctgttcgtgaagggttctccaagataattgccgtatcccagttccgtcttttgcagtggttactaggacacataaaatgacgccacgcggctccgctcgattttttggctccgtttgctttgccaaatgcgcaaaacggggccgccgtcggcccatgtatgcggaaatcgtcaacgcggggtacatgcaaggttagacaaaccttacatcacacttgtacacatatgttagggacaaatgcaagttttcaagcgattccgacgctccggtgatctgtatcttgggaaaccctagggcggggaccctgcagatctacccctatagctttcttcgtgcgagggtttaccaatggatttttttatttactttgctttgtttaggacatatgcacatggaaaccataggtttggaatgaaataggccccggatgagccgtagcaggagtttccacatacaaatcctggattttaccaagtgtcggcccatgtatgcggaaatcgtcaacgcggggtacatgcaaggttagacaaaccttacatcacacttgtacacatatgttagggacaaatgcaagttttcaagcgattccgacgctccggtgatctgtatcttgggaaaccctaggccggggaccttgcagatctacccctatcgcTTTTTTGgtgcgagggttcaccaatggattttttaatttctttgctttgtttaggacatatgcacatggaaaccataggtttggaatgaaataggccccggatgagccgtagcgagGAGTTTCCGgcgattcggacgctccggtggtttgtatctagggaaaccctaggggcggggaccccgcaaatctacccctagggttagggttagggttagagttagggttagcaatggacttttttcctttgttttaggtcATGTGGTGGCAAGTATGGATCCATGCTATCTAAGGTTTTCCTCCGGTTCACCCCACCGGTGAGTTCCGCCCTATACGTCCGGGACATGCCTAAGTGCCGTCGGCGCATGTGTGTGTAGCCGAAAGACCCCGGGGTACAACATTAGACAAACAACACCACACCATGCTGGTGGTGGTGTTTTGTTGGAGAAGAacacatgggtatatatagggaggcgGGGGCTGAAACGGCGAGAAAAGCTGGCGGGagaaaatggcgggaaaaattggcgggaaagATTGGGCGGGAGAAATGggcgggaaaaaggaaaaaaaagatggaTGCTAAGCCGACGGTGCCCCTCGGCATAGGCTAGACAGCTGACGTCAttttggcgggaggggcgggaggaTTCGGCGGGAGAAATTGGCTTCagctacgccgacggtggccctcggcataggcttcACGCCGTCAAGGTTCAGTTAGGGCATGGCCGCGGGGCGATGGGACGGGGTCGCACCCTCaacctatgccgagggccgccgatacgccgagggccaccctcggcatagcctgccatacgccgagggtggcAGTACGCCGAGGGGCGCTTCGAGCAGCTGGGCTGACCGGgcagtacgccgacggccccgatatttggccgtcggcgtacgccacggccgtcggcgcagcgcgccattcctgtagtgcgacCGTTTCAAAAACAAGACCCTCACCGCCGAGGAGATGGTCCTCCTCTCCGGCGCCCACACCGTCGGCCGCTCCTTCTGCGCCTCCTTCGTCAACCGCATATGGAACGGCAACACCCCCATCGTACGTCCGTCCGTCCGGTGAGACACTCTATTCAGCGTAAGTGCGTCAATCTGATAAATGTGTCTGTATTAGGTGGATGCAGGGCTGAGCCCGTCGTACGCGGCGCTGCTGCGGTCGCTGTGCCCGTCGACCACGACGCAGACGACGCTGATCACGACGGCGATGGACCCGGGCTCGCCCAACGTGCTGGACAACAACTACTACAAGCTGCTGCCGCGCAACATGGGGCTCTTCTTCTCCGACAACCAGCTGCGCGTCGACGGGAACCTCAACGCGCTGGTCAACACCTTCGCGGCCAACGAAACTTTGTGGAAAGAGCGGTTCGCGGCGGCCATGGTGAAGATGGGCCGCATCGAGGTGCAGACGGGGAGGTGCGGTCAGGTACGGCTCAAATGCAGCGTCGTCAACCCCAGCTCGTCGGCCGAGCTGGGCTccgccgtcgacgacgagggcGTCGTCGCCACGAGCTAGCTGATTAACCATCCCGCCATCGAGTTCCATCTTCCATGTGTTCGCTTTTTTCCGCTTTTAGGTATGATCGCGCATGTGTGTGCGCGCCTTGGCGATGGCTAATAATTAAGCACGTAGGTATCACTTGGTGCCGGCTACATTGTATCCATCTGAATAGAACAAATTCTTGTTACGTGTTGCTACTAGTTAATTGTGTCCCATCACAaagtactactacctccgttttaaaaTGTAAGTCTACCACCGTCCAATTCTCTTTTACACTACATCTATATATAAAAAGTTGAATCACTAATTTTAAGGAGGAGGAAGTAATGTTTTCATAAAGTTACAAAATAAGGAAATAATCTTCATGAAAAACCTTAGTACTATTCAACTTTGACCAATCTAGATAACATGTACTAGTGGTCAAAATCAGATAAGCTTAGGGAGTGAACAACTTTTAGTCAGAGAACAATTCTCACTCATGTGACATCATCGAATCTCATTGCAACTCATGTCTAGCACGAATCATAAAACAAACAAACCGTACTCAGTTGCATCCTCATGTGCAACTAAAGTTGCAAATAATGGATTGCACGAATCATGATGGACTCTTAGTCGATGGAGAATTTGTATAACCCTTAAGTTTGAGTGCACATTTATTTTGGAGGACTGCTATTTTTCTTTGTTCTTCTGTTCAATTTTTCATAAATTAGAGAAAATTAGAGAATAGCAATAAACCCAATACACCGAGCAGTctcataaacaaaaaaaaattgcagctAGATACTTGAGGTCATCTTCTACCTTGCTTTTGCCAAGCAGCTCCTTCGCAGCCCGCCACGGAAGACCTAAACATCAACTCGGTCTACACGATGGCTCTAGCTCACCACAACACTAACTCCGTGAAATTTTCAATGAATGTAAGGGTTCCATTCGAAAGGCACATCGAGGTGGAAACTACTTTGCATAAGAGAAGGGCACGCAAGACCATGGTTTAACACTTAAGTTTCATATAATTTTGCACATGACAAAGAATCAAATATTTCAAGAAACTTACAAAAAAAAACACAGAAATTTATCTATTTTTTACGAGTTTTGAAGTCGGCGCTCAAGTTAATTTTTAGACAACATAATGTGTTGGTGAGGAATCAAATTCAAAAACATATCATACAACTAGCTAGCAGGAAATTAATCACTACACTACAACAAAGTTCATACTAAAAACATGATTTGCTCCGCTTAAAGTGTTATCTCTCGGATTTATTGAAATTTGACCTAACTTTTTGTTCTATATTATACGAATTTCGTTCGAAATTTCAGAAAAAGTCCCTACACAGGACAAAGCTCTGCACATCCCACGAACGATGGACACAAGACCACATCATTACAGAAGCTACTTGTATCCCACTGCACCAACAAGACACGTGATACGTTGCAgacgtatttataatttttgatgctccattcttgttttacacaaatttctatatgttttatttgcacttcgtggcattttatgcattttctggaactaacctattaataagatgtgacagtgtcagttcctgttttctgctgtttttgtatttcagaaaagttgttctggaaatattctcggaattggacgaaacaaaagccaaagttcctattttgctgtcacgaagacggagtccaaaggggagacggagaagagccgggaggcggccacaccatgcctaggcgcggccagggggcggccacaccatgcctaggcgcggccccctggccgcgcctagggctggtgtgggcccctcgggcgcccaccgacctcaccCTTTTTCCTATAAATTAAcatcctcgggaaaaacctaaatacccgagtctccctccacaaaaagttccgtagccaccgccatcgtcgaccctagttcgggagggttctgaaactcttcccggcaccctgccggagagggagatcatcaccatgcccgcctccaaagtgatgtgtgagtatttcatctttggactatccatagaagtagctagatgattgtcttctcctccatatgcttcatgtttagatcttgtgagcttcctatcatgatcaagatcatcgttatgtaatgctacatgctgtgtttgctgggatccgatgaacattgaatactatggttgagttgaGTATAGACCtatttatatgttatttgtgatcttgcatgctctccgtttctagtagatgctctggccaagtatgtgcttgtgactccaagagggagtatttatgctcgacagtgggttcatgcctctagtaatctgggagagtgacggtaactcctaaggttgtagatgtgttgttgctactagggagaaaagaacaatgctttatccaaggataattctattgtttactttacacactttacttaatgcaataatctcttgcttgcaacttaatacccaaagttgttcggatgatatcctgaaggtggattattagtcatagatgcagttggattacggtctatgagtctttttgtaatgcccaaatgaatctcatagtaatcatattgtcatgtatggtatttattctgtcaatttcccagctgtaatttgtttacccatcatgttatttatctttatagagagacacctgatgtctacgggtgcttctattcttgtagacagtgttgggcctccaagagcagaggtttgtagaacagcagcaagtttcccttaagtggatcacccaaggtttatcgaactcagggcggaagaggtcaaagatatccctctcatgcaaccctgcaaccacaaagtaagaagtctctgtgtccccaacacacctaataggtgcactagttcggcgaagagatagtgaaatacaggtggtatgaataaatgcgagcagtagcaacggcaccagaaaaatgctttgttgtccaggactggtgtgtggttgactgtggtaatattgcaggaagtatagatgcgataaaacgagtaaacaaacagcgatagcgatatttaggaacaaggcctagggatcatactttcactagtggacactctcaacagtgatcacataacgagaataaatagatagatgctagactctacaccctcttgttggatgatgaacaccactaatcgtgtaggattacacgaaccctcaatgccggagttaacaagctccacaatattcaatgttcatatttaaataaccttagagtgcatgacagatcaacataaccaaaccaagtactaacatagcatgcacactcgtcaccttcacactacgaaaggaggcatagatcacatcaataccatcatagcaatagttaacttcataatctaaaagagatcacaatcatagcctacgccaagtactacacgatgcacacacttgtcaccattacaccgtgcgggaggaataaactactttaataacatcactagagtagcacacgagatatattgtgatacaaaacacattgcaatcataaagagatataaataagcacttcactatgccattcataacggtgaataagtattacgtgaaatatagcctaagagacccacacggtgcacacactctgtcacctttacacacgtgggacaaggagtctccggagatcacataagtaaaatccacttgactagcacaatgacatctagattacaagcattatcatatgaatctcaatcatgtaaggcagctcatgagattattgtattgaagcacataggagagagattaaccacatagctaccgagtacagccccgagcctcgatggagaactactccctcctcatgggagacagcagcgttgatgaagatggcggtggtgttgatggaggagccttcaggggcacttccccgtcccggcggcgtgccggaacaggagactcctgtcccccggatcttggcttcgcgatggcggcggctgcggaaggtttctcgtaccgtggcttttccgtcgaacgttttaggtcagggacctttttataggcaaagaggcggagtcggagaggcgacgaggtggcgacacaacaggggggcgcggcccccccttggccgcgccagggtcatgtgtggtgggcctgtggccccctctggcgactctcgggtgttctggaagcttcgtgaaaaaataggatgctgggccttgatttcgtccgattccgagaatatttccttactaggatttctggaaccaaaaacagcagaaaacaggaaccggcccttcggcatctcgtcaataggttagttccggaaaacgcataataatgacataaagtatgcataaaacatgtagatatcatcaataatgtggcatggaacataagaaattatcgatacgtcggagacgtatcagcatccccaagcttagttcctgctcatcccgagcaggtaaacgataacaaagataatttctagagtgacatgccatcataaccttgatcatactattgtaaacatatgtaatgaatgcagcgatcaaaacaatggtaatggcatgagtaaacaaatgaatcataaagcaaagacttttcatgaatagtacttaaagacaagcatcaataagtcttgcataagagttaactcataaagcaataaattaaagtaaaggtattgaagcaacacaaaggaagattaagtttcagcggttgctttcaacttataacatgtatatctcatggataattgtcaacatagagtaatataacaagtgcaatatgcaagcatgtaggaatcaatgcacagttcacacaagtgtttgcttcttgaggtggagagaaataggtgaactgactcaacataaaagtaaaagaaatgtccttcgcagaggaaagcatcgattgctatatttgtgctagagctttggttttgaaaacatgaaacaattttgtcaacggtagtaataaagcatatgtatcatgtaaattatatcttacaagttgcaagcctcatgcatagtatactaatagtacccgcaccttgtcctaattagcttggactaccgagatcatcgcaatacacatgttttaaccaagtatcacaaaggggtacctccatgccgcctgcacaaaggtctaaggagaaagctcgcattttggatttctcgcttttgattattctcaacttagacatccataccgggacaacatagacaacagataatggactcatctttaatgcataagcatgtagcaacaattagtgttctcatatgagattgaggatatatgtccaaaactgaaacttccaccatgattcatggctttagttagcggcccaatgttcttctctaacaatatgcatgctctaaccattaaagtggtagatctcccttacttcagacaagacggacatgcatagcaactcacatgatattcaacaaagagtagttgatgacgtccccaggaacatggttatcgcacaacaagcaacttaataagagataaagtgcgtaagtacatattcaataccacaatagtttttaagctatttgtcccatgagctatatattgcaaaggcgaatgatggaaactttaaaggtagcactcaagcaatttactttggaatggcggagaaacaccatgtagtaggtatgtatggtggacacaaatggcatagtggttggctcaaggattttggatgcatgagaagtattccctctcgatacaaggtttaggctagcaaggttatttgaaacaaacacaaggatgaaccggtgcagcaaaactcacataaaagacatattataaacattataagactctacaccgtcttccttgttgttcaaaactcaatactagaaattatctacactttagagagaccaaatatgcaaaccaaattagcaagctctaggtgtttcttcattaatgggtgcaaagtatatgatgcaagagcttaaacatgagcacaacaattgccaagtatcaaattattcaagacattttagaattactacaagtagcatttcccgattccaaccatataacaattttaacgaagaagattcaaccttcgccatgaatactatgagtaaagcctaaggacatatttgtccatatgcaacagcggagcgtgtctctctcccacacaatgaatgctaggatccattttattcaaacaaaacaaaaaacaaaaacaaaccgacgctccaagaaaagtacataagatgtgacggaataaaaatatagtttcaggggaggaacctgataatgttgtcgatgaagaaggggatgccttgggcatccccaagcttagacgcttgagtcttcttaaaatattcaggggtgaaccaccggggcatccccaagcttagagctttcactcttcttgatcatagtatatcatcctcctctcttgacccttgaaaacttcctccacaccaaactcgaaacaaactcattagagggttagtgcataataaaaattcacatgttcagaggtgacacaatcattcttaacacttctggacattgcccaaagctactggaaggtaatggaacaaagaaatccctccaacacagcaaaagaggcaatgcgaaataaaaggcagaatatgtcaaaacagaacaatccgtaaagaccaattttattgaggcaccagacttgctcaaatgaaaatgctcaaatttaatgaaagttgcttacatatctgaggatcactcacgtaaattggcataattttctgagttacctacagagaattaggcccagattcgtgacgacaagaaatacatgttactgcgcgagtaatccaaatctagtatgaaccttactatcaacgactttacttggcacaactaggcacaaaactaagataaggagaggttg contains:
- the LOC124667289 gene encoding peroxidase 1-like, with translation MATQGTPGLALAVVCAMCLLPVLAMAQLQVGFYQRTCPNAETLVRQAVATAFAKDAGVAAGLIRLHFHDCFVRGCDASVLLSTNPGGGKTERDAIPNNPSLRGFNVIDAAKASLEQSCPRTVSCADILAFAARDSITLTGNVFYPVPAGRRDGSISKEQDALDNLPPPTFTAQQLSDRFKNKTLTAEEMVLLSGAHTVGRSFCASFVNRIWNGNTPIVRPSVDAGLSPSYAALLRSLCPSTTTQTTLITTAMDPGSPNVLDNNYYKLLPRNMGLFFSDNQLRVDGNLNALVNTFAANETLWKERFAAAMVKMGRIEVQTGRCGQVRLKCSVVNPSSSAELGSAVDDEGVVATS